A stretch of Odocoileus virginianus isolate 20LAN1187 ecotype Illinois chromosome 31, Ovbor_1.2, whole genome shotgun sequence DNA encodes these proteins:
- the ACTL7A gene encoding actin-like protein 7A — protein MALENVWAPQAAVIGDGPSERIGEQACPQTQVLQTASLKDGPAKRAVWVRRNHSEPEPTTSPEVKKPKLELTKAVVVDLGTGYCKCGFAGLPKPTHRISTTVGKPYMETAKTGDNRKETFVGHELINPEVRLKLINPLRHGIIVDWDTVQDIWEYLFHQEMKIAPEEHAVLVSDPPLSPHTNREKYAEMLFETFKTPAMHIAYQSRLSMYSYGRTSGLVVEVGHGVSYVVPIYEGYPLPSITGRLDYAGSDLTTYLMGLMNAAGKHFTEGQLGIVEDIKKKCCFVALDPIEEKKVPATEHMIQYTLPDGQAIYLCQERFLCSEMFFKPSLIKSMQLGLHTQTVSCLNKCDIALKRDLMGNILLCGGSTMLSGFPNRLQKELSSMCPNDTPQVNVLPERDTAVWTGGSILASLQGFQPLWVHRSEYEEHGPFFLYRRCF, from the coding sequence ATGGCTCTTGAGAATGTGTGGGCTCCACAGGCAGCAGTCATAGGGGATGGGCCTTCCGAGAGAATAGGTGAGCAGGCCTGCCCGCAGACACAGGTCCTCCAGACCGCCTCCCTGAAGGATGGCCCAGCCAAGCGGGCAGTGTGGGTGCGCCGTAACCATTCAGAGCCAGAACCTACGACATCACCTGAGGTCAAGAAGCCCAAGCTAGAGCTGACCAAAGCAGTGGTCGTGGACCTTGGCACAGGCTACTGTAAGTGTGGCTTTGCCGGGCTGCCAAAGCCCACCCACAGGATCTCAACCACAGTGGGCAAACCCTACATGGAGACCGCCAAAACCGGCGACAATCGCAAGGAGACATTCGTGGGGCACGAGCTTATCAACCCAGAGGTTCGTCTCAAGCTGATTAACCCTCTGCGACACGGCATCATCGTGGACTGGGATACAGTGCAGGATATCTGGGAATATCTCTTCCATCAAGAAATGAAGATTGCCCCAGAGGAGCATGCGGTCTTGGTTTCAGATCCAcccctgagcccacacaccaaCAGGGAGAAGTATGCTGAAATGCTGTTTGAGACCTTCAAAACTCCCGCAATGCACATCGCCTACCAGTCCCGCCTGTCCATGTACTCCTACGGCAGGACCTCTGGCCTGGTGGTGGAGGTCGGCCACGGCGTGTCCTACGTAGTTCCCATCTACGAGGGCTACCCTCTGCCCAGCATCACCGGACGGCTGGACTACGCGGGCTCTGACCTGACAACCTACTTGATGGGGCTGATGAACGCTGCAGGGAAACACTTCACTGAGGGCCAGCTGGGCATCGTGGAGGACATCAAGAAGAAATGCTGCTTTGTGGCCCTGGACCCCATTGAAGAGAAGAAAGTCCCAGCTACTGAGCATATGATCCAGTACACCCTGCCAGATGGGCAGGCGATCTACCTGTGCCAGGAAAGGTTCCTCTGCTCGGAGATGTTCTTCAAGCCTTCTCTGATCAAGTCCATGCAGCTGGGCCTCCACACCCAGACGGTATCCTGCCTCAACAAGTGTGACATCGCCCTCAAACGAGACCTTATGGGGAATATCCTGCTCTGCGGGGGGAGCACTATGCTCAGCGGTTTCCCTAACCGTCTGCAGAAGGAACTGAGCAGCATGTGTCCCAATGACACCCCCCAGGTAAACGTGTTGCCCGAAAGAGACACAGCAGTGTGGACGGGGGGCTCCATCCTGGCATCGCTTCAGGGCTTCCAACCGCTGTGGGTCCACCGCTCTGAGTATGAGGAGCATGGGCCTTTCTTCCTCTACAGAAGGTGCTTCTGA
- the ACTL7B gene encoding actin-like protein 7B, whose product MATRNSTSPRPMGTAQGDPGEAGTLPGPDAGIWDTSSATQLKMKPKKVRKIKALIIDLGSQYCKCGYAGEPRPTYFISSTVGKRYSEAADSGDTRKETYVGHELLNMEAPLKLINPLKYGIVVDWDCIQSIWEYIFHTAMKILPEEHAVLVSDPPLSPTSNREKYAELLFETFGIPAMHVTSQSLLSIYSYGKTSGLVVECGHGVSHVVPISEGDVLPGLTSRADYAGSDLTNYLLQLLNEAGHTFTDDHLHIIEHIKKRCCYSALKPEEELGLCLEDLRVDYELPDGKLITIGQERFQCAEMLFKPSLIGSNQPGLPALTAACLDRCQEAGFKEEMAANVLLCGGCTMLDGFPQRFQRELSLLCPGDSPAVAAAPERKTSVWTGGSILASLQAFQQLWVSKEEFEERGSAAIYSKC is encoded by the coding sequence ATGGCAACAAGGAACAGCACTAGCCCCAGGCCGATGGGCACGGCTCAGGGGGACCCGGGAGAGGCAGGCACCCTGCCAGGTCCTGATGCTGGCATCTGGGACACAAGTTCGGCCACTCAGCTGAAGATGAAGCCCAAGAAGGTGCGTAAGATCAAGGCGCTCATCATTGACCTGGGCTCCCAGTACTGTAAGTGTGGCTACGCGGGTGAGCCAAGGCCCACCTACTTCATCTCCTCCACGGTGGGCAAGCGCTACTCGGAGGCGGCCGACTCCGGTGACACCCGCAAGGAGACCTACGTGGGCCACGAGCTGCTCAACATGGAGGCGCCTCTGAAGCTGATCAACCCGCTCAAATATGGCATCGTGGTGGACTGGGACTGCATCCAGAGCATCTGGGAGTACATCTTCCACACGGCCATGAAGATCCTCCCCGAGGAGCACGCCGTGCTGGTCTCTGACCCCCCGCTCAGCCCCACGAGCAACCGGGAGAAGTATGCGGAGCTGCTCTTCGAGACCTTCGGCATCCCTGCCATGCACGTGACGTCGCAGTCGCTGCTGTCCATCTACTCCTATGGCAAGACCTCCGGGCTGGTGGTGGAGTGCGGGCATGGTGTCTCACACGTCGTGCCCATCTCTGAAGGCGACGTGCTGCCGGGCCTGACCAGTCGAGCCGACTACGCGGGCAGCGACCTCACCAACTACCTGCTGCAGCTGCTCAACGAGGCCGGCCACACGTTCACCGACGACCACCTACACATCATCGAGCACATCAAGAAGAGGTGCTGCTACTCGGCCCTCAAGCCAGAGGAGGAGCTCGGCCTGTGCCTGGAGGACCTGCGCGTGGACTACGAGCTCCCGGACGGCAAGCTCATCACCATTGGCCAGGAGCGCTTCCAGTGCGCCGAGATGCTCTTCAAGCCCAGCCTGATAGGCAGCAACCAGCCCGGCCTCCCTGCGCTCACGGCCGCCTGCCTGGACCGCTGCCAGGAGGCGGGCTTCAAGGAGGAGATGGCCGCCAACGTGCTGTTGTGCGGCGGCTGCACCATGCTGGACGGCTTCCCCCAGCGCTTCCAGAGGGAGCTGAGCCTCCTCTGCCCCGGGGACAGCCCTGCAGTGGCCGCAGCTCCCGAGAGGAAGACCTCCGTGTGGACCGGCGGCTCCATCCTGGCCTCCCTGCAGGCCTTCCAGCAGCTCTGGGTCAGCAAGGAGGAGTTTGAGGAGCGGGGCAGCGCGGCCATCTACAGCAAGTGCTGA